A section of the Rhodothermales bacterium genome encodes:
- a CDS encoding tetratricopeptide repeat protein produces MSTLKPTKKISRRQELRQDTVVTFSSRVWQALDNNRNLAYGILGVIALVVVGIIGYSYWQQQREADGQRFLAPAVSLYESGDYEAALNGSDDTMGLLAVASDFSITNAGNLARFYAADALFRLGEYDRSLELFEDFDKDANYLGASALAGEAAIHEMKGQYERAGDLFRRAAFLFPNDVTAPGYLLEAGRAYELAGDYKAAVDAYNAVTKEYPASTQARNVDILVARAGAMQAPSS; encoded by the coding sequence ATGTCGACTCTAAAACCCACCAAGAAGATTTCGCGTCGCCAGGAGCTTCGCCAGGACACTGTTGTCACGTTCTCGTCGCGCGTGTGGCAGGCTCTTGACAACAATCGGAACCTCGCGTACGGTATTCTTGGCGTCATCGCTCTAGTAGTAGTTGGCATCATAGGGTATTCCTACTGGCAGCAGCAGCGCGAGGCGGATGGCCAGCGATTTCTTGCTCCGGCCGTCAGCCTTTACGAGTCCGGCGATTACGAAGCCGCACTGAACGGTTCCGATGATACGATGGGCCTGCTCGCGGTCGCGTCAGACTTCAGCATAACCAACGCTGGCAATCTTGCACGATTCTACGCGGCCGACGCCCTATTTCGGCTGGGTGAGTATGATCGATCGCTCGAGCTGTTTGAGGATTTCGACAAGGATGCTAATTATCTCGGAGCGAGCGCACTTGCAGGAGAGGCAGCGATCCACGAGATGAAGGGACAATACGAGCGCGCCGGTGACCTCTTCAGGCGTGCGGCATTCCTGTTTCCCAACGACGTGACGGCTCCGGGCTACTTACTTGAGGCCGGTCGCGCATACGAGCTCGCGGGCGACTACAAGGCAGCCGTCGATGCCTACAATGCGGTGACGAAAGAGTATCCGGCATCCACGCAGGCTCGCAATGTGGACATTCTCGTCGCTCGTGCCGGGGCGATGCAGGCACCCAGCTCGTAG